A stretch of the Thiomicrospira pelophila DSM 1534 genome encodes the following:
- a CDS encoding thioredoxin family protein: MKTLTDLNELDQMIAEQPGLVVLFGGEHCGVCQVIKPKLETMLAERYPRLQIVYIDCQQSQTLCAQKSVFSLPVVQVYFDRQRFIEKARSFSLQALLDEIERPYDLLFNAAE; the protein is encoded by the coding sequence ATGAAAACCTTGACTGATTTGAATGAATTAGACCAAATGATTGCGGAACAACCAGGCCTGGTGGTGTTGTTTGGTGGCGAGCATTGTGGGGTTTGTCAGGTCATTAAACCTAAACTGGAAACCATGTTGGCGGAGCGTTATCCACGCTTACAAATCGTTTATATTGATTGTCAGCAAAGCCAAACCCTGTGCGCGCAAAAGTCAGTCTTTAGTTTACCGGTGGTGCAGGTGTATTTTGATCGTCAGCGTTTTATTGAAAAGGCGCGCAGTTTTAGCCTGCAGGCCTTGTTGGATGAAATTGAGCGCCCATATGATTTGTTGTTTAATGCGGCTGAATAA
- a CDS encoding ferritin-like domain-containing protein, translated as MTTKNLFVQVYECLTCADLDRKVRLLDGLLVDWTQQNFNFEPLDKVERIADPGRPAKPELVAPKKLLRRRIGSPEGHAALMHAIAHIEFNAINLALDAVYRFQHMPRDYYADWLGVAGEEAYHFQMIREHLFTLGYEYGDLAAHNGLWLTTYETDHDVLVRMAMVPRTLEARGLDVTPDMIKRLRAIGDHRGVEILKILLRDEIGHVAVGTRWYRYVCDERDLNPFDEFQSILTTYFHGDIRGPFNYDARQKAGFSEQEIAWLKSMEAQTFEKTND; from the coding sequence GTGACGACTAAAAACCTATTCGTACAAGTTTATGAGTGTTTGACCTGTGCCGATCTAGATCGAAAAGTACGATTGTTGGATGGCCTGTTAGTTGACTGGACGCAGCAGAACTTTAATTTTGAGCCCTTAGATAAGGTTGAGCGAATCGCTGATCCTGGGCGGCCAGCGAAACCTGAGCTGGTCGCACCCAAAAAACTCTTGCGTCGTCGTATTGGTTCGCCAGAAGGTCATGCTGCTTTAATGCATGCGATTGCACATATCGAATTTAATGCGATTAACTTAGCTTTAGATGCGGTTTACCGATTCCAACATATGCCACGCGATTATTATGCGGATTGGCTTGGCGTAGCGGGGGAGGAGGCTTACCATTTTCAAATGATCCGAGAACATCTGTTTACTTTGGGCTATGAATATGGTGATCTAGCAGCCCATAATGGCCTATGGTTAACCACTTACGAAACCGATCATGATGTGTTGGTACGGATGGCGATGGTGCCGCGCACATTAGAGGCACGTGGGTTGGATGTAACGCCGGATATGATCAAACGTTTGCGCGCGATTGGAGACCATCGTGGCGTTGAAATTTTAAAGATTTTATTGCGAGATGAAATCGGTCATGTTGCGGTTGGTACGCGATGGTATCGGTATGTCTGTGATGAGCGCGACTTAAACCCGTTTGATGAGTTTCAGTCTATTTTAACGACTTACTTCCATGGGGATATTCGCGGGCCTTTTAACTATGATGCACGCCAAAAGGCCGGCTTTTCAGAACAAGAGATAGCTTGGTTAAAATCCATGGAAGCGCAAACCTTTGAGAAAACCAATGACTGA
- a CDS encoding class I SAM-dependent methyltransferase: MTDKELTRLSETQRMRIQLRHKASIERFGYQPQALFWTDRDVQKQRFEVLTKLIPHIEKPNHQAWSILDVGCGFADFYAYLRLAGYHINYSGVDISPDMIYSARCLHPEIQLFEGELVDQQFDNESFDFVFLSGALNEVVDETGAYAKSVIRDLYRIARLGVGFNLLNKRNPWIQSRPDLQSFYPASIAAFCERFAYKVDWRSDYLPNDFSVFLKKRDVKACV, encoded by the coding sequence ATGACTGACAAAGAGTTGACTCGTCTGTCGGAAACGCAGCGCATGCGTATTCAACTTCGCCATAAAGCCTCAATTGAGCGCTTTGGTTATCAACCACAAGCCTTGTTTTGGACGGATAGAGACGTGCAAAAACAGCGGTTTGAAGTACTAACGAAGTTGATCCCTCATATCGAAAAACCCAACCACCAGGCCTGGTCTATCTTGGATGTTGGCTGTGGATTCGCGGATTTTTACGCTTATTTACGGCTAGCCGGTTATCACATAAATTACAGCGGGGTGGATATATCCCCCGACATGATTTATAGCGCCCGTTGTTTGCACCCAGAAATACAGTTGTTTGAAGGCGAGCTGGTGGATCAGCAATTTGATAATGAATCATTCGATTTTGTATTCTTATCGGGTGCTTTAAACGAGGTGGTGGATGAAACCGGTGCTTATGCCAAATCAGTTATTCGTGATCTGTATCGGATCGCTCGTTTGGGCGTTGGGTTTAACTTGTTAAATAAACGTAACCCTTGGATTCAATCGAGACCGGATTTACAAAGCTTTTATCCCGCCTCTATTGCCGCTTTTTGTGAGCGATTTGCCTATAAAGTCGATTGGCGCTCGGATTACCTGCCTAACGATTTTAGTGTGTTTTTAAAAAAACGGGATGTTAAAGCATGCGTTTAG
- a CDS encoding ROK family protein translates to MRLGIDLGGTKIEIVALDADNTIRLRERVASPIGFYTETLDAIVDLVRQAEHKIGQTGSVGLGIPGAISAKTGRVKNANSTWLIGEDLQGDLQARLKREVRIANDANCFALSEASQGAARHARSVFGVIVGTGCGGGLVLDGKIIAGANAIAGEWGHNPLPWPVEEDASLACYCGQKNCIETFLSGSGLAQRYRFETGDDGSAQKIVSLMRQGHLPAQKMMDRYYNWMAKGLASVINVYDPEVVVLGGGLSQIDELYTEVPKRWTQWVFSDQVVTELKPPMFGDSSGVIGAAWLWGKGRE, encoded by the coding sequence ATGCGTTTAGGGATCGATTTAGGTGGTACAAAAATTGAAATCGTGGCGTTAGATGCGGATAACACGATTCGGTTACGTGAGCGCGTGGCATCACCGATAGGTTTTTACACGGAAACCTTGGATGCGATTGTGGACTTAGTGCGCCAAGCTGAACACAAGATTGGTCAAACCGGAAGCGTCGGACTTGGCATTCCGGGTGCGATTTCGGCAAAGACGGGCCGGGTTAAAAATGCGAATTCGACCTGGTTGATTGGCGAAGACCTCCAAGGCGATTTGCAAGCTCGCCTAAAACGCGAAGTGCGAATTGCCAACGACGCGAATTGTTTTGCTCTTTCCGAGGCATCCCAAGGTGCCGCCCGACATGCTCGAAGTGTGTTTGGTGTAATTGTTGGAACAGGTTGCGGCGGTGGCTTGGTATTAGATGGAAAAATTATAGCTGGCGCCAATGCTATCGCAGGAGAGTGGGGGCATAATCCACTGCCTTGGCCTGTTGAGGAAGACGCGAGCCTGGCTTGCTATTGTGGCCAAAAAAACTGCATTGAAACTTTTTTATCGGGAAGTGGCCTAGCTCAGCGTTATAGGTTTGAAACTGGCGATGACGGCTCGGCACAGAAAATTGTGAGCTTAATGCGACAAGGTCATCTACCTGCACAGAAGATGATGGATCGATATTATAATTGGATGGCAAAAGGCTTGGCTTCGGTGATTAATGTGTATGATCCGGAGGTGGTTGTGTTGGGCGGTGGCTTAAGCCAAATTGACGAGCTTTATACTGAAGTACCTAAGCGTTGGACGCAGTGGGTATTTAGTGATCAGGTCGTGACTGAATTAAAACCGCCCATGTTTGGCGATTCAAGTGGCGTAATTGGTGCCGCTTGGTTATGGGGAAAAGGACGAGAATAA
- a CDS encoding cupin domain-containing protein, with amino-acid sequence MLPIIIQSNPAQTELDKLGVRHWPTWQKEPSEFDWYYDSSEVCYLLQGEVLVTPEQGEPVLIKAGDLVTFPAGLSCQWRVKQAVLKHYQFY; translated from the coding sequence ATGTTACCCATTATTATTCAATCGAACCCCGCTCAAACTGAGCTTGATAAACTAGGCGTTCGTCACTGGCCAACTTGGCAAAAAGAACCTTCAGAGTTTGATTGGTATTATGACAGCTCTGAAGTTTGCTATCTGCTTCAAGGTGAGGTTTTGGTCACACCTGAACAAGGTGAGCCTGTATTGATTAAAGCGGGTGATTTGGTAACTTTCCCGGCTGGCTTAAGTTGTCAATGGCGGGTCAAACAAGCGGTGCTGAAACATTATCAGTTTTATTAA